One window from the genome of Rufibacter tibetensis encodes:
- a CDS encoding DUF4296 domain-containing protein, whose translation MKKRLCLLLLPLALFSCTPEEEKPADLISEEKMTRIMIDVQLTEAVIGRSFPNYDSSRVAYKQAHKLILKRHAVSDSAFKHSYDFYLSKPEQLDKIYEVVLDSLSVREAKLTAKSLATAADSSKTQPTSPDTAQAVATKFRRLTLPDSLKALQKRGKRMIK comes from the coding sequence GTGAAAAAACGTTTGTGCCTCCTTTTACTGCCACTGGCACTTTTCTCCTGCACCCCGGAAGAAGAAAAGCCAGCGGATCTTATTTCAGAGGAGAAGATGACCCGCATCATGATAGACGTTCAACTCACTGAGGCTGTTATTGGCCGTTCTTTCCCTAACTATGATTCTTCAAGGGTCGCCTATAAGCAAGCGCATAAACTGATCTTAAAACGCCACGCTGTTTCTGATAGTGCCTTCAAGCACAGCTATGATTTTTACCTGTCTAAACCAGAGCAGCTGGACAAGATCTATGAAGTGGTGCTAGACAGTTTGAGCGTAAGAGAAGCAAAACTAACGGCTAAATCATTGGCTACAGCTGCTGATTCCTCTAAAACTCAACCTACCTCACCAGATACAGCTCAGGCTGTTGCTACTAAATTCAGAAGACTGACCTTGCCAGACTCTTTGAAGGCTCTTCAAAAAAGAGGTAAAAGAATGATCAAATAA
- a CDS encoding tRNA-binding protein, which translates to MENKIIWEQFTAVDLRVGTIVEASAFPEARKPAYKLRVDLGELGIKKSSAQITQRYTVEELVGKQVICVTNFPSKQIGPWLSEVLVTGFEDEEGFIVLAQPQAPVPNGKRLI; encoded by the coding sequence ATGGAAAACAAGATCATTTGGGAACAGTTTACGGCCGTAGACCTACGGGTAGGCACCATTGTGGAAGCATCTGCCTTTCCTGAAGCCCGAAAGCCTGCCTATAAACTACGTGTTGATTTGGGCGAACTAGGCATTAAGAAGTCCAGCGCCCAGATTACGCAGCGCTACACGGTAGAGGAATTAGTAGGAAAACAGGTGATATGCGTCACCAACTTCCCTTCAAAGCAGATTGGCCCCTGGCTTTCAGAGGTACTGGTAACGGGGTTTGAAGATGAGGAAGGATTTATTGTTCTGGCGCAGCCTCAGGCACCAGTCCCCAACGGCAAACGCCTTATTTGA
- a CDS encoding DUF58 domain-containing protein yields the protein MKDLVRKLRKYEIQIRKAIDAQMQGDFKSVFKSSGLEFDDVRAYQYGDDVRSIDWNVSAKGHGTFVKTYREEKEQNVFLLLDVSGSHALGTPGSQKMDIGKEVGGILALSALQQGSQLGMICFSDGKERYLKPGKGNEHAYTLIKTLAELKPQSLKTNIGAGIKICLNVVKRKSIIILISDFIDLNYERELIMLAKKHDLVVLQLMDKREIDFPKLGIIPLLDKETGKTIWINTSSKAFRDRYLLPYLQNQERLAKICRQYQADFLPIYVEQDYVPQLLQLFRSRNRTMKRGS from the coding sequence ATGAAAGACTTGGTCAGGAAGCTACGAAAGTACGAGATACAGATAAGAAAGGCAATTGACGCCCAAATGCAGGGCGACTTCAAATCTGTGTTCAAAAGCTCTGGCCTTGAATTTGATGACGTTCGCGCTTACCAGTACGGAGATGATGTGCGCTCTATTGACTGGAACGTATCAGCGAAGGGCCATGGTACGTTTGTGAAAACCTACCGCGAAGAAAAAGAACAAAACGTGTTCCTGCTGCTGGATGTGAGCGGTTCCCATGCACTAGGTACCCCTGGTTCCCAGAAGATGGACATCGGGAAAGAAGTGGGCGGAATTTTGGCTCTTTCAGCTTTGCAACAGGGAAGCCAATTGGGCATGATATGTTTCAGTGACGGGAAGGAACGCTACCTGAAACCGGGCAAAGGTAATGAGCACGCGTATACGCTAATCAAGACTTTAGCGGAGCTGAAACCTCAGTCACTTAAAACTAATATTGGGGCTGGTATTAAAATATGTTTGAACGTGGTGAAGCGCAAAAGCATCATCATCCTGATCTCTGATTTTATAGACCTGAACTATGAGCGTGAACTCATCATGCTGGCCAAAAAGCATGACCTAGTGGTATTGCAACTCATGGACAAGCGGGAGATTGATTTTCCTAAATTAGGCATAATTCCCCTGCTGGATAAAGAGACAGGAAAAACCATCTGGATCAATACTTCCTCCAAAGCTTTCAGAGACCGCTACCTTCTCCCTTATCTCCAGAACCAGGAAAGATTGGCCAAAATTTGCCGTCAATACCAGGCAGATTTTCTGCCTATTTATGTGGAGCAGGATTATGTACCCCAGCTCCTTCAACTATTTAGGTCTAGAAACAGAACTATGAAACGCGGTTCATAA
- a CDS encoding FAD-dependent oxidoreductase, whose amino-acid sequence MKNNTGTTLSVWQPGVEMPVTQALASNVTTDVCVVGAGISGLTTAYLLAKEGKKVVVVDAGEICGGETSRTTAHLSWALDDRFSKLNKVFGKPQALLAYESHREAIHRIEQIIKDEKIQCDFTYLPGYLFLGATDTEDQLDQELAACHELGIMDVVKLKQCPLPSVSDGPCLMFPHQAQFHPVKYLAVLSRYILDHGGEIYTNSHVTEFDTGRVNRVITDAGFSVTSNHLVVCTNTPVNDQVTMHTKQAPYRTYVIGARVPKRTVPTALYWDDSDPYHYVRLGSIAGEENLDSEILIVGGEDHKTGQSETDERERFDCLEEWTRKKYPMVQDVVFRWSGQVMEPVDFMGFIGRNPGDSKNVYIATGDSGHGMTHGTIAGILITDLILERANPWEKLYDPGRVTLSTDSAKEFLKENLNVAGQYLDWVKPGNKEEEVIAPGTGVVVQKGVGKVAVYCDAQGQRHECSAVCTHLGCIVHWNNLENSWDCPCHGSRFDPYGKVVAGPAPKDLEKL is encoded by the coding sequence ATGAAAAACAATACGGGAACAACTTTATCGGTTTGGCAGCCGGGCGTGGAAATGCCGGTCACCCAAGCCTTAGCCAGTAACGTAACCACAGATGTTTGTGTGGTAGGAGCCGGAATTTCTGGCCTGACCACTGCCTACTTATTAGCCAAAGAAGGAAAAAAAGTGGTGGTTGTGGATGCCGGAGAAATCTGTGGTGGAGAAACCAGCCGCACCACTGCGCACCTCTCGTGGGCTTTAGATGACCGATTCTCTAAATTAAATAAAGTCTTTGGTAAGCCTCAGGCCTTGTTAGCCTATGAGAGCCATCGGGAAGCCATTCATAGAATAGAACAGATCATCAAAGACGAGAAGATACAATGCGACTTCACCTATCTTCCGGGGTATCTGTTTTTAGGGGCAACTGACACAGAAGACCAGTTAGACCAGGAACTTGCCGCTTGTCATGAACTGGGCATCATGGATGTGGTGAAACTGAAGCAGTGCCCACTGCCTTCTGTAAGCGACGGGCCTTGTTTGATGTTCCCGCACCAGGCCCAGTTTCATCCGGTGAAATACCTGGCAGTGCTGAGCCGGTACATCCTGGATCATGGCGGAGAGATTTATACCAACAGCCACGTTACCGAGTTTGACACGGGTAGGGTTAACAGGGTCATAACCGATGCTGGTTTCTCTGTCACCTCCAACCATTTGGTGGTATGTACCAACACCCCAGTGAATGACCAGGTGACCATGCACACAAAGCAGGCGCCTTACAGAACCTACGTGATAGGTGCCAGGGTGCCCAAGAGGACCGTACCTACTGCCTTGTATTGGGATGATTCTGACCCATACCATTATGTTCGGCTTGGCTCAATTGCAGGTGAGGAAAACCTGGACAGCGAGATTCTGATTGTAGGCGGGGAAGATCACAAAACGGGCCAAAGTGAAACCGATGAGCGGGAGCGTTTTGACTGCCTGGAAGAATGGACCCGTAAGAAATACCCCATGGTGCAAGACGTCGTGTTCCGCTGGTCTGGGCAGGTGATGGAACCGGTTGACTTCATGGGCTTCATAGGCCGGAATCCCGGCGACAGTAAAAACGTGTACATCGCCACCGGTGACTCAGGACACGGGATGACCCACGGCACTATAGCTGGTATTCTCATCACCGACCTGATTCTGGAACGGGCTAACCCTTGGGAAAAACTCTATGATCCGGGCCGGGTCACCTTATCTACTGATTCTGCCAAGGAGTTCCTGAAAGAGAACCTGAACGTAGCTGGCCAGTATTTAGATTGGGTAAAACCCGGAAACAAAGAAGAAGAGGTCATTGCCCCCGGTACCGGAGTAGTGGTGCAGAAAGGCGTTGGGAAAGTAGCCGTATACTGTGATGCCCAAGGGCAACGGCATGAATGTTCAGCAGTATGTACGCACTTAGGCTGCATTGTGCACTGGAACAATCTGGAGAATTCCTGGGATTGCCCATGCCACGGCTCACGCTTTGACCCGTACGGGAAAGTAGTAGCAGGGCCTGCGCCAAAAGACTTAGAGAAACTTTAA